A stretch of DNA from Lycium ferocissimum isolate CSIRO_LF1 chromosome 4, AGI_CSIRO_Lferr_CH_V1, whole genome shotgun sequence:
gtcgcggattcAGATAATAAGAGTATCTTATGTTAGATAGATAGGCTGATATGTATGTTACATAGATAGGCCGATATGTATGTTAGATAGATAGGCTCAAATCTACATGCCCccaaatattttgtttttaattgAGGACTTGCACCTTTTGTTTTCGCAGACCGAAACTTTGAATGGTGGCAGCTTTTGTGCATGTCTCTATCCCACTCTACACATAACACCACGCAAAAAATAATAGGATCAAATCCTCAAATTAAGTACCTAAATTCGAAGCAGTGTTGGCATAAACAAAATGCTTTAAATACCACTACAAATTAAACAACAAAAGACAAACCAGTAAACTAAACTTCAAATCTGTAGTACTATATATATGCCCTTATATCTTGCTTCTTTTTGTGAGCACTTGTGAAGTTGATAAAAAAAGTAAACTAAGGTCCAGCTTTTCAAGAATTAAGCAGCATGGGAACAAAATGTGGGCGATGGAATCCAACCGCAGAACAGGTTAAAGTTCTAACTGACCTGTTCAGGTCTGGACTCCGTACACCAACCACAGATCAGATTCAAAAGATATCGTCTCAGTTGAGCTTTTATGGAAACATCGAGAGTAAGAATGTTTTTTATTGGTTCCAAAACCATAAAGCTCGAGAAAGACAGAAACGTCGACGTAAGGTTTTGGTTGATGAAGAGAGAATCCAATTCTGCCAGGATAAGAACATCTCTCCAAACAAACGTAAGTCAACCGTTTGATTTCTCGTATTGTCACTTAAACTAATACTTCCTCTGTCTCactttatgtgatatttttattttttattctatcaaaaaaataatacatttttatatttaaaaataatttaatttaaaacttccccttttgccctattaaaattatttacaacACACAAATACCTGTGGTTTATTTTagactacaagtttcaaaaatcttctttcctttcttaaaATCTATGTCtaatcaaattatatcacataaattaggatggAGTAAGTGGTTATTATTTCAGAAAGTCACTCTTATTCTTGATTTTAATTTCTACAgcaaagaaaacaattttttgagATAATAACTATATTAGTTTAGTGAACATTTGAGAAATCAACCGGTAAGTCTACAAGGAtaaccctttttcttttaatttcctgTATTTTCTTTCAGCATaagtcttatatatatattttttttaactcaacCACTTCAACAGTGATCGCCTTTCCATTAATCCAAATCAACTGTACACAAACAGAGGAGTATATAACTCCCTGGACCTACTTAATTGGAACAGGCTCCAATTAATCACAAGTAGGATTTCATTTTAGctctaaaaaaatttgaatgGGATTCATATCAAGTTCCCATTCAAGGTACATCAAAAGAGTAAGATCTATACATACTCCTCTTAACAAAAAAGGAATTCTTAGGATTTTTAATCCTAAAGGAGGGAGAAATTAGCTTATCCATTTTCTTTCAGCATAATCCATAAGTCTTATatttgtgtatgtgtgtatgtgtgtgcagATTTTCCCGAGATAACTAGTTATAATGAAGAGCCGGATCAGGCGGAAAGAGTAATAGAGACTTTGCAACTCTTTCCATTAAATTCATTAAGTGAATATTCCGAGTCGGAGAAGCTAAGGTTCTTCGCAGAGGAATACAGAGAGAACATGACATTTTCTTGCAACTATATCGGGGCTGAAATGAATCATCCAACGTTGGATCTACGTCTAAGCTTCTTCTCGTAGAATTATAAAATCTTACAATGTCGTATAAATTAGTAGTAGCAGCATATTTAATGTTAGTCTGGATGGTTCAGAGCATAGTATCATCTCCTGCTAGTTTAAGAGTATATTGTAGTAAGGAGGGTTAATTACCAGTTTGATTTGTAATGACTATATAATGGGAATCTTGAAAATGCATGTAGCTcaagaaaatgaattgaaaCTTGTACTCCTACTAATTAATATGCTTCGACATTCCCCTCTGTACACTGATGGAAcacttttcttcttcctctgtGTTTTACTCTACTGGATACTTTAAGCATATCACTTCTTATTCATGATGGtcttacacggcttcaatgctGAAGTTTTACACTAGCATAGTAGTAGTTATATATATTGCAAGTTGCAAAGGAACTTGTTCAAGATTTACAACATGCTCAAGTGGATGTTCAAAGCAGCTTTTTGCACGTATTGTCCTTCATACGGACCGGTCTTTAATTACTATAtctgtggtctttaatttttgtccccatgcttattaatgaaaatatatagATATGCTTTGCTCGTTATAAGTTTGTATCATTTGCTCGGTATAAGTTTGtatcatttttatctttggaaACTGAACTTTTGCCTCGCTCGGCACAAATTCGGTAGGAATTTAAGTTATGCGTCATAAGTTGTGTAGTATTTTTCAGATTACGTTGAATGTTGAAAGCTTTGCCTTTTCCGACATAACTTATGTGGATGTGATGATACATATGCTGAAGCTAAACGCTAACTATGCCTAGCAAAATCtaaacttatgtttttttttccagattatgttgaatgttgaaaGTTTTACCTTATCCGTCATAACTTATAAGATGTTATGATACATGTACCAAAGCTAAACCCTAACTATGCTGGCCGAATTTTGATTTCTGCCGTGCCAAAAGTGCTAAAGGGCAAAACTAACGAACccaaatttgaggggaaaatattaaagaccaccccgaaataGGCCAGTTTGGGCGAATAACCCAATTCAAAGTGGCCACATTTGCAATTTCAGCCCAAATTATGTTCTGTAATTTCGGCCCAATTAGGCAATTGCAACTATTTCTACAATTTCAGCCCCTTTCTTAATTTAGGTCTAGCCTTAGGTATTTATGTAATTAGTGGTCTTCACTAAATTCTAATTCCCTGTCTCAAtttactttcttttatttttcatttttacctTTTTAGACCCTCATTAGTGGCATAAATCATCCAGTTAATTCTTTTTCGTCATAAAAGAGGCTTTTTCTGACGGTGGATGGATGACGACCGTCTTGAGGGAAAATTAGTCCATAGGAAAAGAACTCAAGCCTTTGAGACTATTCGAATGCTAGGTGCTAGAGTTAGGTGAAATATTGGCAAAATGAGCAATTCTCGATGTTTATTTAAAAAACATGCCTCGGAAACAAATAATCCCTCTTGAAACACTTAGGTTTGTATTTTTTTTGACTCATGTGAGACCCATTTGGCTTAATTTGTATATTGTTGCTTGATTTGAGGGTCGATGTGGATCCATCTGAGTTGATTATGTGCCACGTATgtgttaatttttttgtttgctcCATGCTTTATAATgatgtctagaacttgccttGTGTGTTCGCAAAACAAAATGAAGTTTGTTGAATCTAGGAGGTGATAGAGGCGTTTATTTGTTAATCGAATTTAGCCTTCTCTTACCTACCCGTACATGATATCCTAGTCAGCCCCTTTGAGCCTTTAGCTTTTTCCTTAGCAGCAGTCAATGAGCTCTTACCCTTCGTTCTAATTAACCTTAACTAGATCCTTTTTACTCCTTGAGCACTTTAAAAGATAGGTTGATGTAATTGGGGTTGAGAAGTGATAAAATGGTATAGCTTGTTGAATGAAACCGAGTGAAATCAATTGGTGCACCCGTTCAATATTACTTGCTAGTTGGGAATGCAAAaacttcttgaaaaaaaaagttgttataccccatttaaacgggttaaattagagtacaacatattggagattcctatttttgcttattttaaggagtcgccacctaactgattttaaggtgaattagggcacctattttattaactaaggtaaagcttaATTATACCTCCGTTAATGATCTGCTTAAATtttgattctaggtaagggttctagttatcctaaagggaagggattaggcatcctttagaatccgttaactacggttatccggtcaaacttaggttaattaattaaaattacatATGCAAatgtaatatttaaattttaagaaaatgatttgtaaatgttgctaaggtttttaaagaaaatataatgatgctatttaaaataatatttataaaggTTTGCTAAGGCTTCAAACGGGAATGCaataatgctatttaaaatagatttgtagaaggcaaaatgatttgcataaaagaaaacgatatttaaaataaggcttataaatattgctaaactttaaacaataatgttatttaaaaataagatttgcaaaaatatgataatttgcatATAGGCAGAAGAAAATGCAAGTTTATGCAATATTATGACAAATATTTGAAACAACTCAAATGATGAGATATTAATGCGGTTTAGGAGTATAGACAAGATGgagttttctttctccttttcattACCTTTTATTAACTATgcttaattaagaaaaatgcatgattaaTTCAAACTTGaagagttatttataaaatatactagAGTTTATGTTTGCGTATTAGTGACATTTCTTAAAGCAATATTCTAAGGTAGCAAAACATGATTCCTTTTTACTCAAAATATGCTATCAAAAATCATTCGTTCTaacaaaaattaatattatagaTACTTTGAATTAACTACCCGTCCCATTAAACCAACCCACTAATTCTGCTAAGGTTTATCTAAATTAACAAAACAAGCAAAGAGTTAGTTGCATAATACAAATTAAAATGCACAAAGATAAAAATAGGGGAGCAAGTAAgttaaatgggctcagcccatttttaaGACTGCTGCAATCTGGGCTGCTGGTGGGAatgggctcggcccaattttAAACATGCTGCGAACTGTTCACGCCTATTGGGCTTGGcccagaattttttttttttttctattttttgctgCGGATAGGGGGCTGGACAGAGAGGAATGACGtttcgttgggccttggcccaataCCGAATGCGGGAGAAGACGCCGAGTCgcttggactcgtatgcgagatgtcatgcatagaaacgaaaagaaaaggattagcatATGATCgatgaataaaattaaacacGTAAAATATACACTCAAAACGGTTCAGTAGATTGtgtatatactatgtatattttggtatatctCAGGTGTATACATTCATAAAGATGTATAGGCTAAAGTATACCAGTCATGTACACGCATATACACAATCGATACAAGTATACTTAGCACATGAAGATGAATAGATGCGGTATATATAACATGCTCAACGAAACCCGATATAAGTTGCTTAAGGGTGTCGAATGTGAcaataatgagaaaaaaaaaagctcgtTCTGCTCGGGTTGGTGAAAATTCATGTTCCAAGAATGTCAATAAGCATCACATTGTATACGTAAAGAGGAGACGTTAATATGTGTTCAAATTATATAAGGCGACAAACATATACCAAACATAAAGGCCATGTTATCCATAAGTAAGGCAGGCCTCTCAGATgtaatatctattctttatggaACCAACCAGTAGGCAACTAATTTCCCCTCAAAGTGTAGTGTTTGTCTTGTCAAAATAGTAACAGAATAAACAACAAACAGCCATAATGCGTAGTAAACTAGCTGAACCTTTCCGGATTATAAATGATTATGCTGAGATAGTAATTAAAATGCAGACAGAATCTTCAGATTCAGCAACCACAACAGTAGCAGTAAGGAAAAACCATGCAAGCGATAATCTAGTCCTAGCTGAGTGTCAACAATAGAGGGATTGGAGACTAGATGAGACTGATgtttaaataaagaaatagaaGAGAGATAAACATACTAAAACACCCAACATTATTATTACACTTAGGCCAATGAGCATATGAAAAGAATCTAAATCGAAGGAAACGAAAGACACGCAAAGAGCATGGATATGCAACGACCAAGATGAAAGAAAGATAGGCAAGTTACAGCATGCTTGCAAGGGAGGGGTTATGCAAAATTTATTCAATGGTACATGAGGACATATTTAGAACAGAGAGAGTAGTAAACCATAATCACTAATGCAGGATTCAAAGAGTAAAACAAGACAGAGATAAGGTTTGATGTTCGTGATGAGGGAAGATGTCTAAAATGAGATGTAATGCCACAGAATTTCCATGTGGAAAGAAATAACTATGCAAAACGAAATGAGAATGCACTATCAGTATAGAATTCAGGTGGTGCAAAAGCAAATCCTCCGTGCGGGGGTAAGGTAGGGTAGATTGGCTTTAGGTCGCATGGAAGTTCACACAATGCAACAGACAATAGCAATGAAGTAGGCATAGCATTTCAGATACCATGAGGGCTCAATAGGCTAGTGAAGTCAAGACATTGCATGGAGGACACAAAACAGATAGGAAGACATCTAAAACATATATGCAGTGGAGTAAAAGGAGGACATATATATTAACCAGTTACACCCAGATCATGATGCAAATGAGGTTATACCATGCGCAGATGAGTAGATGCTCATTGAGAGTGAGTTCAGACGAAGCAAGGTGCAGACAAATGAAGTTAGATCATATGCAGTTTGCAAATATGCATAGCTTTAACAGATAATGAGATGTGCAAGAGTGTAATATTGTTATCATGGCCTGAAGAGAATGGAAGGCAAGCCAAGTAGCAACATTTCAAGTGAAACATCAAGTAAAAGCAAGCATGCAGAGTCATATACAGGGTCATACGATACATGACTAACGAGATCCCGCCACGAGGGGACTTCAAACACATTACGGGACTCAACAAAGCATTAGTACAAATTCGTAGATCTTTCGGACTAAGTTTAaaatgcctttagctcttttaaAATACCATCCGAGACTTATAATGATAAAAACCAATAAAGACCAAATGGGCATGCAAAAGGTTTAAACAGGTTTAGTTCAACAAACAATTAACTGTTTAATACTCATGTCGATTTacttcaagaattcaacacatAAATTTGGAGCACAATAATGTTCTAAAGGACCTAAATAAAGccataaacataaaagaaaCGATCGACATGAAAAAAAAGAGGTTGCTGAACTAAAATTATGATTATACTAAAGAGAATCCAGTAATCAGTAACTTCATTGTTTAAAATATTTAGCGATGATTCGAGACTAGACCAGTTATGTATCAATATCTAAGCAGCCGACATGGTTTTAAGCTAACCTAAACACATAAGACAAACAGAAAGCATTTAATTCACTGATGAATTCATAAAGAAGAGATGTTTACCGACCTGATTAGCATGTTTACTAACTAGGAAAATTATCTCCCATAACCCATTTCAGTACATACTTAAACTGGCATTACACTAATCGAACTAAATCAAACTAATCACATAACACAGCCCTCAGCCGACACATAACAATTTAAATGACACTATATCAGATTAAACCAAGCAGATTTCTATTGCGAAAACTAATAACAGGCTGAACCAATAATTAATTTACAAACTAATTTCACACAAATACCCATAAGTCCACGAACACCCTTAAAAATTACTGAAAACTAAACAATAAGGAGGAGGTtttaccttcttcgggtgcagcgaactGGGTGTGGGGTTTCCAATCTACCTCGAAAACTGCCAAATCCGAGCTTGCGATGCTCGGATTCAAAGCGACACCAAGACaaacaaaaatccaaaaaaacgACTTAGGATTTTGACTTGATattcagaaaaaaaaagggctgaTGAACTAGTATTGCTTCGGGGATTTTGCGGCTAAAGACTTAGTTTTTGGCAATTTCCTCAATCCAAAAAAAATCCCCCCTCGAAATGGATTTGAAGCAAATACTTATAGGGGGTAGAAACAGCTAGGGTTTCGTTTGTGACGAAGAGAGAGAGGAGCGGGGGGACAGGAGGGAATGGGGGTGGCAGTGAGCGTGGGGAACAGGGGAAGGTGGAAGTGGCAGTGGCAACGTGGGGGGAGATGAGAGAGACGAAGGAGagaagggagagagagagaacaggGAGGGGGAATGGGCGGCGATGAAGAATAGGGACCCTAGTGGTTCCTTTGTGTTTAAAGACttgggtcgggtcgggtcaaAGCGGGTAGCGGGCTGGTTGTTTTAAATGTTGGGCTGGTCGTGTGGATGAAGAGGTAGCGGGCTGAATAAGATGTGGGCTGGtcctaaaatatattttcttacaCTGCTTTGGCTTTCAAACAAGAGACCCTTTAATTAACTCTATACTATCATGTGCTAAGGTATTACCTAACATAAAATATGTGATTGTTAGTGCTCAGATAACAATAAAATTATGACGTCCTAGCAGCCGTGCGATAATACTTTGAAAGGTTTAACAGTAAGTAAACGCTATTATTAACTTGTGCGAAAATAGATGCGATGTGCGTGCCTAAGCTGGTAAAATGCCGAAATGATAAAAAATGCGAATTATAATAATACTGgtaataaacaataataatgatagtGATAATAGTGGTAACGGTAATAAAATAGCAGATAATAACAATGCTGACTTCAATCGGACAATAAAATGCCAGTATTAGTAAAAGTTAATAATTATAATGAAAgtataaataatcatttcttaaattgccaaaattactataaatttaaataaatatttagggaaggcgggacaaaattgggtgtcaacaacttgtccctctttgcccggtgatgatgaaagaattttcgGGCAAAGACGTTGACTCAGTAGCCTATTTTGTCCCGGCCAGAGGATTtggaggactaagggtaaagaaaatttgagaggGTTATGGCCGAACTCCGGTCTCCAagttgcctacatatctcgggctgCACGAGAATCAGGCCGCGTGTAGTTCTGGGATAACTACGACACCTAAGAAAGACGAACCCCGATTGGTGCGAATCTTCGCAAAAATATTGTCCCAGTGTCGAATTATGGAGACACTGGGTATTATGGTAGAGACTTGAAAATTCTGAAAATTGGATACGCTGGAATGCAGGCGGAATAGTTGGAGACGAGTGTTCGAGGTAGATCTTCGACCCTTGTCGGGAAGTCTGATTTCCTTCCCAACATATTGCCCCAGTTCGCTGCCGAAGAAGTAGTTCCACGTTACGCTAAAACTCCTGCGAAACTTTAAACTAGACAAAATAGtcagtaaaaataaatatcgaAAATAAAGCGATGTAAAATAAATCCGCAAAAGAGCTGCAACGATCAGAATGATAGCCTAGCTGAGGCTGATGCAAATGAGGTCCTGGGCCGATGATTCATGAAAATGATGCCTTTTGGCGATGATTAATGAGGCCTTAAACCAGATGGGCTGTTCAAGCCGAATGATTAGATGAAAACGAGGCTTGCTAAGCCTGCATAATGAGGTTTTCGTTTAAAACCCGATGACtgatgaaaatgaggtttttAAACCAGTATGACTCATGGTGTAAAACATTTATGCCGCGAATTTTAAAGCATTTGTGCGGTGCATGTGCGTTTGAAAGCGTTTACGCGAAGCAGTTAAAAGCATTTATGCAGTGCGCATGCGGTGTATTTAAAACATTTATGCGGACATTTATGCGGACCGAATGAAAGTATTTGTGCGGTGCGGGTGCGAtgtgcatgtgcagtgcatttaAAGCATTATGCGGAGCAGATGAAAGCATTTGTGCCGTGCGGGTGCGAtgtgcatgtgcagtgcatttaaagcatttatgcggagcAAATTGACAGCATTGGTGCGTTGCGtgtgcatgtgcagtgcatttaAAAGCATTTATGCAGAGCAAATGAAAGCATTAGTGCAGTGCGTGTGCATGTGCAGGGCATTTAaaagcatttatgcggagcAAATGAAAGCATTGGTGCAGTGCGTGTGCACGTGTAGTGCGTTTAaaagcatttatgcggagcAAATGAGAGTATTAAGAAATATTTGTGCAttgatatatttgaaaatcttCGTAAAACTTAAATGTTAATTTATCACAAACTTCGATAATTATTAGCAATTGAAGGGCATAATCCTTTCTAAATATTATAAGAAACTCAAACCGTTTGACGCGTAGCCTCGCAAGTGTATCAGGATTGTGGATTTTTTTAACTTCCGTAATTTAAAGAACCTGCgctcaaagaaaatttgtaagTTCTGGGGGGGAGGTTGACTCGTGTTGACTTTGAAGATCCAGTTCTTGATGCTTCATGCTTCCCGCTTTGTATGGACTTGTATCCTCCGCCTATTTCTAAGTCTTGGCCAATTAATAAAActatttaataaagaaaatcatgctATTGTAAAAAGGAAATTTGTACAAATttatggtaaatatatatataatgacaaAATAATTTCTGCCGCACTTTGAACCGTGACACGTTGTGAAACAAAGCGAACGTCCTTACTCCAAAATCTTTCCCTTGTCTGATGGCTCTGTTGACCATATACTTTCATGTCCCTTGATGTCGTTTTGCGATGACGCCCTTAAAAATTGCCCCAGTTTATGGCAGAGGGGAATGTCGAACTTTTACAAATGACGAGACCGAGCCTTATataggctgcctacgtatcccaccaagggAATCAGGCCAAGCGTAGTTCATGACGtgcaaggaaaataaaattaaaatttctaataatgtgaccgaAGCCTATGTAggccgcctacgtatcccaccacgggaatcaggtcagGCGTAGTTCATAACGtgcaaggaaaataaaattaaaatttctaataatgtgaccgaAGCCTATGTAggccgcctacgtatcccaccacgggaatcaggtcagGCGTAGTTCATAACatacaaggaaaataaaattaaaattttttaataatGTGACCGAGGCCTATGTAggccgcctacgtatcccaccacgggaatcaggtcagGCGTAGTTCATAACatacaaggaaaataaaattaaaattttctaatagTGTGACCGAGGCCTATGTAggccgcctacgtatcccaccacgggaatcaggtcagGCGTAGTTCATAcatacaaagaaaataaaattaagattttctaataatgtgaccgaGGCCTATGTAggccgcctacgtatcccaccacgggaatcaggtcagGCGTAGTTCATAACATACAAGCAAATGACAATTTTTCTATCTTAAAGAGAGCGAACCCGAtatgggtttcctacatatcccGCCGAGGGAATGTAGTTTCATTACATAGAAAGGCATTACAAAACATTACAtgcaaaataaatgaaaaattcCTAGACGTAGTATCTCTTCACAGCATCTGCGTTGATAGCTTTCGGCCACACCTCGCCATCCATTTCTGCTAAAATCAGTGCTCCTCCAGTTAATACCCGATGAACCA
This window harbors:
- the LOC132054378 gene encoding WUSCHEL-related homeobox 5; this encodes MGTKCGRWNPTAEQVKVLTDLFRSGLRTPTTDQIQKISSQLSFYGNIESKNVFYWFQNHKARERQKRRRKVLVDEERIQFCQDKNISPNKHFPEITSYNEEPDQAERVIETLQLFPLNSLSEYSESEKLRFFAEEYRENMTFSCNYIGAEMNHPTLDLRLSFFS